The Saccharothrix variisporea genome has a segment encoding these proteins:
- a CDS encoding DUF4328 domain-containing protein, which produces MVTLGWLWKFNSAYEDYLHSGLPFAELQSYVRPAVTLSAVDGSVLIATAVVTIVWLWRVRVNAEAINPHTRHRWGRGATVWGWLPVVNFWVPRRVVLDVVGAGVPGVSASVVNWWWGTWVASLVLERMTRVYTDPESKFFDVGKAVLWTGIGAALMVVAAVFFLRIVRGITAWQSSASTYRPGEEVLPPFL; this is translated from the coding sequence GTGGTCACTCTGGGGTGGCTGTGGAAGTTCAACAGCGCTTACGAGGACTACCTGCACAGCGGGTTGCCCTTTGCCGAGTTGCAGTCCTACGTCCGGCCGGCGGTGACGTTGAGCGCGGTCGACGGGTCGGTGCTCATCGCCACCGCCGTCGTGACGATCGTGTGGCTGTGGCGGGTGCGGGTCAACGCCGAGGCGATCAACCCGCACACCCGGCACCGGTGGGGCAGGGGCGCGACGGTGTGGGGCTGGTTGCCGGTGGTGAACTTCTGGGTGCCGCGCCGGGTCGTGCTGGACGTGGTGGGTGCCGGGGTGCCCGGCGTGTCCGCCTCGGTGGTCAACTGGTGGTGGGGGACCTGGGTGGCGTCCCTGGTCCTGGAGCGCATGACCCGGGTCTACACCGATCCGGAGAGCAAGTTCTTCGACGTCGGCAAGGCCGTCCTGTGGACCGGCATCGGCGCGGCGCTGATGGTGGTGGCGGCGGTCTTCTTCCTCCGGATCGTGCGGGGGATCACGGCGTGGCAGTCGTCCGCATCCACTTACCGACCGGGGGAGGAAGTCCTGCCGCCGTTCCTGTGA
- a CDS encoding DUF4287 domain-containing protein: MSFQAYLDAIENKTGKTPAQLLAEAADRGYDATTKAAVVLDWLKTDYDLGRGHGMALFHVLKNGTEISAKHVGTTGTHRDESTTLRIDGLANR, translated from the coding sequence ATGTCCTTCCAGGCCTACCTCGACGCCATCGAGAACAAGACCGGCAAGACCCCGGCCCAACTGCTCGCCGAGGCCGCCGACCGGGGCTACGACGCGACCACCAAGGCCGCCGTCGTCCTCGACTGGCTCAAGACCGACTACGACCTGGGCCGCGGCCACGGCATGGCGTTGTTCCACGTCCTGAAGAACGGCACGGAGATCAGCGCCAAGCACGTCGGCACCACCGGCACCCACCGCGACGAGTCCACGACCCTGCGCATCGACGGTCTGGCCAACCGCTAG